TATGTGCCTGAAATCCAGAGAGCACGTTATTTGGATGCCTATTAGCATGACTACACCTTGGAAGGGACCACACCATCGCTCTACCAGTAGAAACACAAAAGTGCCTCCCCTTTTGGTTGGTTGACCATGTCAGGCGTCCCCTGCGTCATTGCTGCTGGCTCTGAAATCTCGCATACTgatcagtctaagggctcatgcacacgaccggaccgtatattgcagaacggaacagttggcccctagtagaacagttctatccttgtccataatgcggagaataataggacatgttctatttttttgctgaacggacatacggaaatggaattcacttctgtttttttttttttggttttttttttttgcggacctgttgaaatgaatggttccgcatacggtccacaaaaaaactgaacggacacggaaagaatatacgttcatTTGCATGAGCCCTACGTTTGCTCAGAACAGCCCTTCCCCCTCTCCACTCTTCTGTGCAGACTGATTGGCAGCGATAACACAAGGGAAGCCTGACACTGTCAATTAACCAGGAGGGGGCGATGCTGGACGGATGGACGGATACTGGAAAAGCGTTGGTACACTGCCATCCTAATTTgcgtaaaaattattttttttatttatctgtattttagttgcaaatataaaaaagaaaggcCTGTTTCTGATTTTGTTGCTCGTCCCCTACAAGACCATATGCTTAATGTAAAGGTGATTTGGAAGCTGACAGACTACCTTTTAAATACTGTAGTAAATTTATTACGTTAATTAAATTCCTCTTGTTCTGTTTCTCAGGGCACCAAAAGAAGTTGCTTCTGGGCGTGAAACGTTTGCTTGATCTCCAAAAGGGATACACAAGTGGGGGCACCTTAAGATCCAGATTACCGGGTTCCTTGTCTTCCAAGCCCGTTCTAGAAAATGGAGAACCCCCTATCACACCCAAGCTTCAAACCTTCCAAAATGTGGAGTTAAGCCGGGAACTCCAGAGTGCATTAACACAAGGCAGTGAGGTGCTGTGTACAGGGAGGCGTTCGTATAGTCAGGAGAGTATTAGTTCTCGTTCCCAGGGCTCGGGTCACTCTCAAGAGTCCATGACTCAGCAAGCTCCGGCGCTCAATAACTATAAAGTTCTGGACTCCAGTTTACCAGAAAGGAATTTGCCAGAGGGAGCGGACCAATTGCAAAGACCAACTGTTGCAAATGGATGTCCTGTCCGTCCTGAACCGCCTGTACCTCCTCCCAAGCCCTCTATGAAAAAACGTTCGTTGAGTGAATGCCGCTATGCGCTGTCCGACGGCGAgccagaggaggaagagaaaactCCCACTTCAGGCTCAGTGGCACTGGGTTCTTATGCTACGCTTACTCGTCGCCCAGGTCGTAGCTCACTCACAAATGGACAACCAGTAAAAAAAGTCCAGCGGAGTCAATCCTTTGCTGTACGGGCACGGAGGAAGGGACCACCCCCTCCACCTCCTAAGAGACTAAGTTCTATGTCTAGTGCGGAAGGCAACACTTCTGCTGAAGATAACTCTGTGAAAAGCATAGCGGCAAATCTGGAGGGACAGCTAGAGTTTAAACCTGTGGAGGTTTGTAAAGCAGAAGCCTTGGAGAACTCCGGGGCTCGAAGAAGGACGGTGAGTGAGTCTGCCGCTGGCGTTGAGGTTAGATTATCATTGCCACTTGCAGCAAGAAAAGAAGAGGACAAAAAAGAGGAAAGTATCTCCTCACAGCATAGCTCTAGCGAGAGCATTCCTTTTGCCGAGGAAGGAAACCTTACCATCAAACAAAGGCCCAAACCGCCAGCAGCCAGGGCGGAGTTTGTTACGGTGGCAGAACTGTTCTCGGCGGTAGAGCCACAAACTCCTGCGCATTCACAATCTAGCTGTGAAACCCAACAGAGTCCAGTAACTAAAAAAGAGGCACCAATAGGAGTTAAACCCCTTATAAGTCCTAAGCCAAATCTTGATCCTAAATTCCCACCTGGGACTCATGGCTCCAAAGTCAACGTGGAGCTGGAATTCAACCTCATTGAATCTgatacagtgaagagaaggccAAAGATCAAAGACAAAGAGGCAGGCAGCCCTCCAGAAGCCAGTCAGAAGAGTCCCACTAACCCCCCACCAGCCGAAGCAAGCACTTTAGGTGCTCCTCCAGCACCAAATACTGTTCTGAACAGATTGGCCAAGATGGAGAAAGGTCCTATAGGTTTGGAAAGAAGAGAGATGCAAGAGACTCCAAGGGAGAAGGTAGAAAAAACAGGTAGTGTATCCAGTCAGTATCCAGTATTGTAGTATTAATTGCTTGACTGTCATTTATAGTGTTTGCTGAAGAGAAGTACAATCTGGCTGTTTGTATTTTATGCCACGTGTACATTTCCATTTACTTGGAAGAAACCAAGTCAGAAAACAGCACATGGCCACAGCCCCTCTGTTCTAGACCACCACGATGACGTCTTCCGAACCTtccctttaaattaaaaaaatgcatttgaATTTCTTTTTTATACACACTCTAAATTTTAAAGTAACCCTCTAATTTTTTTACTTATTATGCCAGCCCGGGCTTAGTGACCTCCTGTGACCACAGGGGGATGCTACTAGTCCGTGTAGTAGCGGTATAAGTGATATGACATTGCATGActtccatttaaatgaatgacCTCTAGCCTAAAATGGACCCCATCTTTTGGCAGACCATCAGTACCATTACCGTATATACtagagtataagacgagttttttggcacatatttttgtgctcaaaaagccccctcgtcttatactcgagtctaggtcttgattgcgaaaattcgcaaaaaaaatcgcattcaaattttcgcataaaaattcgcatgaactggtattttgccaaaaatcgaatattcgctttagttggtttttgtactgttaaagttattgttgataccatattctttttctttgaaataaatattcaaaaacctttaacctactgatgcctcaattaatgtaattttattggtacggtatctatttttatttttgaaatttaccagtagctgctgcatttcccaccctagtcttatactcgagtcaataatttttcccattttttgggggtaaaattaggggcctcggcttatattcgggtcggcttatactcgagtatatacggtaatcaATTTATGGCCTGTAATAATCTTGGGTAGAGTTTTTATCAGCTGAGAAATAGTTTGGTAGACAACATTTTGGTGTATTTGGTCACAGTCGAgtaggtggtggctgtatgtgataagctgcagctgcatccccctcctccactGTCCCTTTGAGGAGACACAATACCTGCTTTAGAATTAGTAATATGGCAGCTGTCGTTCATGGACTTGGTCTCCTTGTGTTTGGTTTACATCCTTTTCAGGACATGTATAGTATGTACGTAGCTTCCATACGCAGTTATAACCTTCCTCATCATGAACTGTCTCTTTTATGGATTTACAGGCTCTCAGGCGCACTTGGTGATTTCTGGCCCTGAGCAGGTTTTGCAGAAGCCTTCATGGGGATCAAATGGTCCACCCCCAAGTACAAATTCAATTTTATGGACAAACGAACCATGCACTGTCATTACGGAATGGAATAAGGTGCCTTCCCAGAGCACGGGTAGCTCACAGCTTGGACCATCAAGATATTCCACCTCACTACAGAAAACCCAAGATGACCGAGAACCGATAGAAAAAAGTATCAGGTAaatcatgttaaaggggttctccgggattgaTGACCTATAATTCAGGATAGTTCATCCATATGAGACCAGCAGGGTCCCGACTTGCggtaccccccaccgatcagctgtttgaggccaAGGCACtcggcttaccaagcacagtatggtggctgtgcttggtatcgcagctcagctccattcacttaaatggggctgagctaagCCTAGGCcccgtgaccgatgaacgtgacgtcacatggcctaggaaaaggcctaAGCGCTCACAGAGCACTGCTGCCTCTtggtacagctgattggcgggggtctcggGATTTGGACTCCCGCtgatttcatattgatgacccctCCTATTGCTACACACATGGGAACCTGCGTATGTAGACTCCTACATAACAATGATGTCTGTCTTCTCCTATCAGCGACCCTGCTCCTCTGACGAAGAACATCTTAGATGACATCAGTACAATGTTTGATGACCTTGCAGAGCAGCTGGAAGCCATGTTGGACTGAGGAAGGCCTATTCACATATTTTTGGCACTTTAGCTGGGACAGCATGACGGCACAGCTCCGCTAGCATCGGGCTTCTCACCAGCTGTGGCTCCACCTATTGCACACCAGTCACCGCCATTAAATCTGGTTCGGATTGAGAACTTTTGAGCGGCACGCTAATTCCCCCTTTCCACACTTTTTTCCCCATAGACAGAGCCTTGTTGCTGCTGATGCATTGATCAGAGGGATTTTTCTAGTTCTAAATTACTCGTACTGCTTAATGTATGAAATAACCATCTCAAAGAAGCTAATGCCCCTGCCCCAAGCTTTGTCTATGTACTGCCACACCAATATCAGTTTGATTAAACTGTATTATTCTCTCATTGCTAAATGAAATTGtaaatgttagatttttttttttgtaagaaaaGTCTATTTTAaagtaattttatatatatgtatgtataaacctctataaatatatatttactaaCCGGAATATGTCCGTGCTCTTTGTGATGCAGTACGTTGTGTTCTTTACGTACCATTTAAGCCTGTTTGCATCACTATGGCGGTTGATGCATACGCTATCTAGTTTTAGTGTTGTATAACCTAGATTAGGAACCATTGGGTGGACCATCTAGTCATTATCCATACAAAAATTGGTTGCAAATcatcacaaaaatatagaattttTCCTATTTGTTACTACAATTCCCACATGACACAGTGCGGATGGTATTGTAtattatagtgctataaattgGCCAAATCATAGTAAATTGTTTTCTCCAAAATTGGTGGATTTGTCCAATATTATGCTTATATTCCTATGTCAGTAGAAGTGCATGCTTGGCCCATGCCAAATTGAGGGGGGTCTTCATGTACTTCCattaaatgtcatattttttattatattgtccACTTGGGACATATACACTGCGGATTTACTTGTAGCCAATCCATAGCATTATACAGTACCAACAAAGTAGATGAGATTGTAAGAAAAAACTTAACCACAGTCTGTGAAAAAATTCTGCAGCCTAAACTGACCTATGTGCATTTTAAATCTGTAGTAAATGAATATATGCTCAGGACGGCCACCATGATTTTTGCTCCTTTGCAATACATCGGTCTGTGGTATTTGTGGGATGCTGTATTTCCTTATGGAGAGCTCGCCTAACCagtgtgaggagtcttataggccaggaaaTGCTTCTCTGGACTTCTGGGAAGCGATATGCAAATCAGCTCtacaagtcaatgttcaaccataAGGGTATcactccataaggagatatagtatcccacaaatcctgacctaggcctctcacccagttaagctggTACCCTCTGCTTTGCTCTGATGAGGGGAAATCGCCCTGAAACGTccatctgcagatgaggtgctggcttgattgttatccaagtcatgtctcgagGTCTGtttaacattgacttataggatagctgccttacatctggtggcgttAGAGGAAGAACTTGTTAACAGCTGATTTGCAGACCCTCCTTCCTAGGTCTATGGTACAAACTTGTTCACCCCATAAATGCCTCCTGTGAGCTCACAATGTCATGACATGTTTAGAGTGTGTCTGTGAAGGTTTTCcttcatccaggtcatggtatatcagtagtaataagtcagaactgtactgtatttttatttttcttgaagACGTTTCGCTAGTCTTCCGACTGACTCAATTTGAAAGGCTTGTACGAGAATTCTCCGACATTAAACACTGGTGTCTTGTGCTTCAATCATGGAGGTAAGGTGTTGATTGCATTTGTATGACTAAAGCTATTAGGTGTGTTTAAACTGTCTCGGCAGAGTGGTTACAGCCAcattgtaagtggcagacaatagatatcGCACCCCTACACCTCGATTCAAGCTTAGGTTCACCAACTTAGAAGGACTGGCTCTAAAGGGGTGTGAAAGAAGCTTTTATGTGTCCTTAACACCAGAGTCTGATTCTGTCCTGGGTTATATGCTGGCGTAGCTGCTGTTTTGTTTCCCCGGTGTACAATGATTGGCACTGCAATCCTCACTGGACTGCACAATATGAATGTCACCCAAACTTGAGATTCTTCACTGAAACCATGTTCACGGCTGATGACCGCAGTCACTACATGTTCAGTAGGTTAAAGGAGCACCTCCTAGGGCAGAGGACCTTGGAGAAGGTGTTTGAGCatgactagtgtgtgtgtgttttgcaaaacagtCTGGATCTGCTGAGCCAAACTTGCTGTATCATAGATCATATGATCCATTATGCGGTGAGATCCAGCCCAGATGGAGGTCTTCTGTCCGATTCACATGATGTGGTGAGTTTGCGACAGGATGGCCCATAGTCTGGCTAGAACCCACTGCCTCATAGATCACTGATCAGGTGGGTTTGGGTCAGCAGAACAGAGGTTGATCCATGTAAGGACCTTCTGACCTCCCCCTCTTGAGGGAAGAAAGGGATCGTCAGttgaacttaaagaggacctttcactagaataaaacatctaaactaactatacagacatggagagcggcgcccagggatctccctgcacttactgttatacctgggcgccgctccgttctcccggtatagcctccggtattttcatagttaggctccacccaggggaacctgccggcgtctcattctcccatgctgtagcgctggccaatcgcagcgcacagctcatagcctgagaggcttttttctctcaggctatgagctgagcgctgcgatttaGAGTGACTTACATCATGCTAATGTTTGTATGATTATTTCTAGGGGAGGTTAAAGACGTTGTCCAACCTTTACTAAATGATGGTCTATTCTTAGGATAGACCtcagcagctgatcggcaggggtccagcacCCTCGCCGATCAACTGATTTGCTTGTAGCTCTGTCAACCTTGTACTGTTAAGCGCTTGCAGCACTGTAGTAACGAGCTCACTCCACTGCAAGGTTGATGTTGTTGTGTAGTGCTGGCGACTGAGCTACACCTGATCGTCGTGGTGTCTGACTACAGCCAATCAGCTaggatatcctgaggataggtcatcacataGTAAAGGCTGCACCAACCCTTTAAAATttgcttttttacattttttagatGGGCACATTGCACACACTCTGAGGTATGAACGTTATTTCTTCCTTATTCTGTTTGGCAAGGTAAATCTGTTCCCTGTTTTTTAACTTGATCTTGGTGCTACAGTTGCGTCTCGTGGTTTATTTAACCAGTGATATATTTTTGCTCCTCAGTTCTTTGTGAACAGTCTTTGTTCCAAGCGGATGAAATCTGATCCTGGCGTGTTATGTCCACCTCACAacagcctcaggaaagacatgaCTTTCCACAAGGTCATCGGTAGAGCGTAAAGAATAAAATGTTCATCATCTTGTTCAGATTAGGAATTTTAGTAGAAGAAAcgtatgattaatgtaaaaaatgaaaatcagacgacATATAGTACTTGATAATCTCTTTctaccaaagctagaaccagccctgtacctcacatggatccagagatctccccattcatggctcaaggggagtgtcttttctgctgtagctcagggggcgtgtctcagctctccctatcacagctcacgaGGCAGCTgagagatgaaactgagcatgtgcggtctTCTCGGTGAgcaagacaaagaaataagaaaaaaacaaaaaactgcaggtggcgctataccagcggttctcaacctgggggtcgatcggccctttccggggggtcgtcTGAGGCTTcccattagggctgcacgattgtagcgttacattaccctacctcgtgagatttccctaccctcctgacttcccgtcgcactgctaatgacgtgaggaggcgttgctgagttttgacgatctgcgcatgcgcaaaccgacagtttatggaaaatctcagcggagttcagcttcacaccgggacactgcgcattcGCTGGCCGGTGTTAGCCGCaatatttccctactaaggctctcctgcgcatgcgcagtgtcccggtgtgaagctgaactccgctgagattttccataaactgtcggtttgcgcatgcgcagatcgtcaaaactcagcaacgcctcctcacgtcattagcagtgcgacaggaagtcaggaggtagggaaatctcacgaggaaGGGTAGTATAGCGCtacaaataggagagagattgtttcacacaggagtaacatactttacacgcaaagacagttatgtgcgcagtttaggacacatgaggggaaccagcataagatgctatatgtcttatgctggcccccctcatggccctatgtgtcatagcacacatcccctataacagcgtcctccacaggtcccccacaacacagcgccctccacagatcccccacaacacagcgccaattacagaactacccaacaccttgtaatagactggcatacatcctgcatatcagatatttacattacaattcataacagtagcaaaattagttgacgtagcaaggaaaaaaatgtaatggttgggggtcaccacaacatgaggaactgtattaaggggtcacagctttagaaaggttgagaaccactgcgctatccagatacattttattgaataactcagttgctatgcaaatttttgaattacatgcaatttcaaaagtattcagatccaggtgctggtttgaaaactgtagaatacttttcgtgggacaaccccttcaaggtaACTTTGAGatagctgtaacatacagccaGGATTACTAGCTGTCACTGCTGCTGATGTTTTGCATTACAGGTGTTTCTGGAGAGGAGCAGAGGTCCAGAACAGGTTGAAAATAAAGTAGCTTTACTTAATGGGGttactgatgtaaaaaaaaaatataaataatcaaATACaaaatcagacaccatatagacatgacaatctctttgcaacaaaactagaaccagccctgcacctcacatggatcaagagatctccccatttattgccccTGTAATTTTTTACAGTGGGAACAGAGCATGTGCTGCCACCTAAGTAGGTGGATGTGCACATTaccatacagattaaacaccagggggcaccacTGTAAAGACTTAAAGAGAATATTTCACAACTGGAGCATATCTGTAACCAAGTAATTTACAAAAGTAACTCGTCTTTCATGTTGAATTATATACCAAAGTaacttaagggctgtttcacacgagcgaatgccgtgcgtggcatccgctccgtgaaagagtgccaagacccgatgcagactgcagaggcacggagcagtaacatgactgataatgctccatgcgcctctgtgatctctttactacaaaatcacagcgacaactttatctcactgtgatttcgtagtaaagaggtcacagagaggcacggagcattatcagtcatgttactgctccgtgtctctgctgtccgcatcgggtcttggcactctttcacgcagcggatgtcatgcatgacatccgctcgtgtgaaacagccctaactctGAAGCTGCTCCAGTCCCTGCTCCTCTTCAGTTCCTGACCCTGTTCAATGTGCAAGGAAACAAGTACTGTTACCTCTTCAGCAGTTGGGACACAGGTAGCAGCAGAGTGGAGGGGGGAGGATTTCATGGCTGGCAAATAACAGGGAAGCGAGGATGCCCTGTCCCACTTTGACATCCTGGGGAAGCGTAGAGTGGTAAGGGAACCCAACACCGTTTTAGGGTATACAGGATGGTGAGGAGATGGTGCACAATACactggcaccggccgtgtgcaccccgcttcacagatgtggacccattcacttgtacTACATGTACAAATTACGATCCCCAATGCATGAAACGGCCGatcaatggctgtgtgcatgagcccttagagaggGCCTGTCACTATGGATGAGCGAATGGACCTTGGATGTTTCATGATTCGCATTAAActggagctctgtacagtattagaatgtattggctccgatgagccgaagttattgcttcgcgttcgtgcaataacttcataagttaatttgtactgtaaaaaaaaacagttcctGAACTctagttcggttccaagtggtaccttggaaccgaaccagagttcgggaaatagtTTGTTTTAGTAACGACTTCcattccccatataataattctggagcatctcttcttatgactgtgttgtgccattcctctataattccttctagaagttaacAAATGAATTGCCAGTAGTCGGCACTAAAGGTCCAGCtagatgttaccagttggggtgtctccctgcacagtctgacactatccaaatcagtactgccagtgtcagactgtgcagggacacacccctaactggtaacacccagatggacctttattgcagactgctggcaattaattcatacacttctagcaggaattatagaggaatggcacaacatagagacattaGAATatttgctccagaattattacatggggaatttaAGTCGTTACTAAAAATAAACAAGTCCGGAGAGGAGACGGGTCCTTTTTAAAGAGGAATTCcagattccgcaaaaaaaataataataataatttaatataTGCACGGCCAGGGCAGATTTTCACCTTCTGGAAGTAAACAAAAATGGTTCCTATTCCATGACAAGAagtagagatcttgaaaaccatgGATAATTGACACACAGAGTCaagtagaaaattgcatattttttattatacaatgaATATACCCAATTTTGTGATACCTGAATACCCCTTTAGGGAAACAAGCCTCTTCTCAGTAGTTTTTACAGGCACCAGAGACTTGATTCCTTGTTTTATGTACATGTTTCAGTAACAAATCACACCCTCTGGATAGAAAATATACAtcatgtaaaataaaattaaaaaaaaacaaattcccCATTCATTCTGTGCCTAGATGCAAAGTGAGACGCAGTCCGGTCGTAGGAAGGACTTCAGAGATTCCCATTCTAGTTAAGTCATGCATATGGCACAGAGGCCTGAAGAACGGCAATAGAAGACCCTAGCGTTGCGCCAGCAGGGCTAACCATGCATGATGTGTCAGGACGGGGCATTCCTCCAGAAATCATAACCGGTTATCCCTCCCTTAGTTTGTCAGTGCAATGGGGAGGAGCCCAGGTAAAGAAAAGTAATGGGGTAACTTCTCCAACTGCTAATTGTTTGTAAACAGGCAGGGAGACGGGAGgcacaggaggtggaggaagCGCCAGCAGTCATGGCCGGCTTTGAGATATAAAACGGCAAACTCAGCAGCATCTCTCCAAATGGGAAGATAGTTATACTGGTTCTGTCCTCCTCCCTCATGTCTGATGGTGTGGGAGCAAAGACACCCCCCACAAGACATATTTTGCAGTCAAAATGGAGAGTTCATGCCCAGTTTGGTTTCAAACTGAAGCTTCTGTCGCTTCTGATAACGAACACGAACCctgcaaaaaagaaaattaaaaaaagattaagAATCAAACTTTATggtgtatattttcttttttttttgtaaattatttAAGATTTAGCATTTTTATGAATAAGCAAACGGAGTAAGTGTGGGACGCAGCCCAACAAGTGTCAAGGACACCTATCCAATAGAACATAATAAAATATTCTTTGAAAGATTATCTCTAAAAATGGTGCAGAATGTTGTATAGCACACACCTGGATAGGTAGATCTATGGTGTTAGTGCAAGATAATGGAGTCTCAGCATagatcttagggtccattcacacatccgttgtttctttcctgatctgttccgtttt
The sequence above is a segment of the Bufo gargarizans isolate SCDJY-AF-19 chromosome 6, ASM1485885v1, whole genome shotgun sequence genome. Coding sequences within it:
- the CASKIN2 gene encoding caskin-2 isoform X1, whose product is MGRENELIQAVKSGDVGTVQKLLAKVRTSKNKLLGSTKRINVNYQDGDGFSALHHAALSGNSELLMLLLETQAAVDIKDGNGMRPLHYAAWQGQPEPVRLLLRAVASVNAASNDGQIPLHLAAQYGHYEVSETLLQHQSNPCLVNKSKKTPLDLACEFGRVKVVQLLLNSHLCVSLLEGISKDHTDPNFTTPLHLAAKNGHREVIRLLLKSGIEINKVTKMGTALHEASLCGKTEVVKLLIENGIDVNIRNTYNQTALDIVNQFTTTHASTDIKQILREASGILKVRALKDFWNAHDPTALNIRAGDLITVLEQHPDGRWKGHIHDAQKGTDRVGFFPPAIVEVITKRLGSTLSRNATIPSQQRLAKPLLPQPSQYGTVTSVGITSEYIGAGDRHSVGSEGSLGSVRSAGSGQSFESSGLTSTLLIENAQNLHHCYEDHHNRISVGTAPGHVMHPVHGVEKDPGSYMQGKDAELIYCWLRSFQLDMYVGNFLSAGYDLSTISRMTPEDLTAIGVTKPGHRKKISTEIGRLSVADGLPQKTPVDLWDWLSQLGLPEYHKQLSENGYESLSSVTELTWEELQEIGIHSLGHQKKLLLGVKRLLDLQKGYTSGGTLRSRLPGSLSSKPVLENGEPPITPKLQTFQNVELSRELQSALTQGSEVLCTGRRSYSQESISSRSQGSGHSQESMTQQAPALNNYKVLDSSLPERNLPEGADQLQRPTVANGCPVRPEPPVPPPKPSMKKRSLSECRYALSDGEPEEEEKTPTSGSVALGSYATLTRRPGRSSLTNGQPVKKVQRSQSFAVRARRKGPPPPPPKRLSSMSSAEGNTSAEDNSVKSIAANLEGQLEFKPVEVCKAEALENSGARRRTVSESAAGVEVRLSLPLAARKEEDKKEESISSQHSSSESIPFAEEGNLTIKQRPKPPAARAEFVTVAELFSAVEPQTPAHSQSSCETQQSPVTKKEAPIGVKPLISPKPNLDPKFPPGTHGSKVNVELEFNLIESDTVKRRPKIKDKEAGSPPEASQKSPTNPPPAEASTLGAPPAPNTVLNRLAKMEKGPIGLERREMQETPREKVEKTGSQAHLVISGPEQVLQKPSWGSNGPPPSTNSILWTNEPCTVITEWNKVPSQSTGSSQLGPSRYSTSLQKTQDDREPIEKSISDPAPLTKNILDDISTMFDDLAEQLEAMLD
- the CASKIN2 gene encoding caskin-2 isoform X2, giving the protein MGQVLFCTAISRPKLLGSTKRINVNYQDGDGFSALHHAALSGNSELLMLLLETQAAVDIKDGNGMRPLHYAAWQGQPEPVRLLLRAVASVNAASNDGQIPLHLAAQYGHYEVSETLLQHQSNPCLVNKSKKTPLDLACEFGRVKVVQLLLNSHLCVSLLEGISKDHTDPNFTTPLHLAAKNGHREVIRLLLKSGIEINKVTKMGTALHEASLCGKTEVVKLLIENGIDVNIRNTYNQTALDIVNQFTTTHASTDIKQILREASGILKVRALKDFWNAHDPTALNIRAGDLITVLEQHPDGRWKGHIHDAQKGTDRVGFFPPAIVEVITKRLGSTLSRNATIPSQQRLAKPLLPQPSQYGTVTSVGITSEYIGAGDRHSVGSEGSLGSVRSAGSGQSFESSGLTSTLLIENAQNLHHCYEDHHNRISVGTAPGHVMHPVHGVEKDPGSYMQGKDAELIYCWLRSFQLDMYVGNFLSAGYDLSTISRMTPEDLTAIGVTKPGHRKKISTEIGRLSVADGLPQKTPVDLWDWLSQLGLPEYHKQLSENGYESLSSVTELTWEELQEIGIHSLGHQKKLLLGVKRLLDLQKGYTSGGTLRSRLPGSLSSKPVLENGEPPITPKLQTFQNVELSRELQSALTQGSEVLCTGRRSYSQESISSRSQGSGHSQESMTQQAPALNNYKVLDSSLPERNLPEGADQLQRPTVANGCPVRPEPPVPPPKPSMKKRSLSECRYALSDGEPEEEEKTPTSGSVALGSYATLTRRPGRSSLTNGQPVKKVQRSQSFAVRARRKGPPPPPPKRLSSMSSAEGNTSAEDNSVKSIAANLEGQLEFKPVEVCKAEALENSGARRRTVSESAAGVEVRLSLPLAARKEEDKKEESISSQHSSSESIPFAEEGNLTIKQRPKPPAARAEFVTVAELFSAVEPQTPAHSQSSCETQQSPVTKKEAPIGVKPLISPKPNLDPKFPPGTHGSKVNVELEFNLIESDTVKRRPKIKDKEAGSPPEASQKSPTNPPPAEASTLGAPPAPNTVLNRLAKMEKGPIGLERREMQETPREKVEKTGSQAHLVISGPEQVLQKPSWGSNGPPPSTNSILWTNEPCTVITEWNKVPSQSTGSSQLGPSRYSTSLQKTQDDREPIEKSISDPAPLTKNILDDISTMFDDLAEQLEAMLD